GTTTACACCAGATAAGGGGTTCTTTAGGGAGTCGGGGAGGCAGGGAAGAGGAACAATAATGAATCTGGAATTGCTTGGTTGGCCGTTGATTGCCTCACCGCCACCTGACGGCCTAGAGCATTTTTGATTTATTCTGATGCTCTGAAAAAGTGTGAGGAAGAGAGAATGAATCAGGAACTCAGGAAGAAGAGAGCGTGAAAGTATCAGATCGGCTTAAAACCAAGAATCATTTCAAAAATCTTCCTCATCACCTCGGAGGAACCCGAGAAGCTTTCCTTGGCGGCGGCATTCCATGCACCGCGCTCCACCTTTGAAAAATCAAGGGTGTACCCGGCCTCCCCGGCAAGTTGTTCCAGAAATGTCTGCAGGGTTCGTCCGTTTCCCTCGCGAAAGGGGTGGATTGCATTGAGGTCGGCGAAGTGATGGGCCAAGCGCTCCACGAACTCCGCGGCGGACAAACCCCTCAGATGATTTTCTGCGGCAAGTGCTCGGAAAGCTTTCTCGGCAGATGAGACGACATGCTCCGGCTGGGCGAACAGATTTCCGCCTCTCGAGAGAGCCCCTTCCCTCAATTTCCCCGCCCACTCATACACGTCCTGGAAGAGATGCCTGTGAATCGACTGCAGATGCTTCAGGTCAAACTTTCCCCTCGCTGGGCGCTCCCTCAGTTGATCGATCCTGAATCGCGTCGCGCTCAACTCCATCACCGCCAAGTCATCGCCGTCGGTGATCCCCCACTTGTTTCTCAGGACACTGCTTCCGGGCCACGCATAGGGATCCGGAAGACCCTCCGGACCATAAGCCGCCATCACGCGCCAACGAGCCCGTGGGACCTCGACTTCTTGGCCAGAATCCG
This window of the Verrucomicrobiota bacterium genome carries:
- a CDS encoding Fic family protein — encoded protein: MAAYGPEGLPDPYAWPGSSVLRNKWGITDGDDLAVMELSATRFRIDQLRERPARGKFDLKHLQSIHRHLFQDVYEWAGKLREGALSRGGNLFAQPEHVVSSAEKAFRALAAENHLRGLSAAEFVERLAHHFADLNAIHPFREGNGRTLQTFLEQLAGEAGYTLDFSKVERGAWNAAAKESFSGSSEVMRKIFEMILGFKPI